A single window of Drosophila suzukii chromosome 3, CBGP_Dsuzu_IsoJpt1.0, whole genome shotgun sequence DNA harbors:
- the tHMG2 gene encoding mobility group protein 1A — protein MSSRAARPKRPVSAFLLWLNSSGREIIKSEHPELKVPEVSVKGGELWRNMAAEDKSVWQESASVAMAKYKEEVEQWKFQVELEMHGVPAPSPSRFPDSSKRDTLFVYDSKDKSFSPICRDCYLNLQCSD, from the coding sequence ATGTCATCCCGTGCAGCTCGACCCAAAAGACCCGTATCTGCCTTCCtgttgtggttgaattcttcCGGGCGTGAGATCATCAAATCTGAGCACCCCGAGCTTAAGGTCCCGGAAGTGTCTGTCAAGGGCGGTGAGTTATGGCGCAACATGGCGGCTGAGGATAAGTCCGTATGGCAGGAGTCTGCCTCCGTGGCAATGGCAAAATATAAGGAGGAGGTGGAGCAGTGGAAGTTTCAGGTGGAACTGGAGATGCATGGCGTTCCTGCTCCTTCGCCCTCTCGATTCCCAGACTCCTCAAAACGGGACACTCTCTTTGTGTACGACAGCAAGGATAAATCGTTTTCTCCGATCTGCAGGGATTGTTACTTAAACTTGCAGTGCTCTGATTAG